From the Agelaius phoeniceus isolate bAgePho1 chromosome 17, bAgePho1.hap1, whole genome shotgun sequence genome, the window CTATGCCTTGTCCCTGGTTTTTGTCATTCTCTTCTACGTTTTCTACACGAAGCCTGATGCCTGCACTGAGAACAAGTTCTTCATAAGCTTTAACATGATCCTGTGCATTACTGTGTCCATTGTTTCTATCCTTCCAAAAGTTCAGGTAATACTTTCCTCTGCTCTTTTCTTCTGACATACCAAGCAGGGAAGTGAGAAGGATGTAGTAGCAGTTCAGTCAGAGATAAGAACTTTAAAACTTGGCTATCATAGCTATGCTAGTTAgcaacttaaaaataaaatcttactCTGAAACCATTTTACTACATAGTGACACATTTCCTGAAGAGAGGCTTTTTTTAGCTAACATGGTTTTGGACTTTGTTTCCATGTGGAGGACTGCTGGCATGGTTTTAGTGGTGAAGGCCCTGGCAGAACAGAGGAATCTGTTAGGGAGTAGCAAAATAGCTGGAGATTTATTTGCTTAATACTGTGGCTTTGAAATTAGGGGTAAACTTGTTTAATATAAGAGGAAAGTTGCATGTTACTTGATTCTGAACTGGTATTTCTCAAATCACATGCCAGATTCACATCtacaaaattgttttaaaaggTTGAGATTAACTCAGTAACAGCCTGTAACTGAGTCTTGGGCACAAAAAAAAGgatttggtttgctttttcttcctctgtttgAGTTGCTTTTTGCATAAATTACATAACTCTAAGGAATTTCTTCCAGTCTTTCAAACATAGAACAAAGCCCAGTAGCAATGGTTTTCATGATAGTAATAGTTTTATCTGTGGTAGTGGGGTAAAACCTTCCAACTCCAGGTAAACCTTGCCCTTTTGACCTTGGCTTGCTCTTCTGCTTTGGAACAGGAACATCAGCCTCGCTCGGGCCTCCTCCAGTCCTCTGTCATCACACTCTACACCATGTACCTCACTTGGGCAGCCATGTCCAATGAGCCTGGTAAGCAGCACTCTGTCTTGACTCACATATTTTGGTGTGAAAGCAGAGGTTGATGGTTATTACAGATCACTCTGTGGGAATTGCTGATCTGTTCAAATCAAATCCAGTGAGGCTGAAAACCTGACTTGACTGAAACCATCAAACTGCCTCTTTGCAGAACAAAACTGGAGTGTtagagggagggaaaaaagaaacagtgtCAGGGCATTCtgatgttatttatttattgtactCTAGTCTAGttcacaggcaggaaaaatatTGCAGGCAATTTCTGCCTCTGGAGAATCAAAGAGATCAGCAGTTAAAGGGAATGAAAAATTGCAAGTTTACCTTGTCATCTTTTCTTAGCTACATGCTGGCATCTCTCTAATCTGCCTTGAAATGCCTTTCAGAAAGAAACTGTAACCCCAGTCTGCTGAACATCATCACCCAGATCGCTGCACCCACAGCTGTTCCAGCCAATGCCACTGTCCCTCCTGCCACTCCTGCTCCACCCAAGTCCCTGCAGTGGTGGGATGCCCAGAGTGTTGTTGGACTGGTTATCTTTGTCCTTTGCCTCTTGTACTCCAGGTAGGATCTGCACTGCTAACCAGTGGTAAAGAATTGGGGTTTGCCTCCTTTGTTTGAATCTGTTTGAACCTTTGCAAAATGTACCTGCATTTATTCACAGCCAGCTGCCGTCTCAGGCCTGAGGCCAAATGTGGCTCATAAACCTGCATTTTGCTTTGTGCATGAGGATAAGCCTTGTCAGCCCAATCCAGATAACAAAACAACATGTGTTACAAGATGAttggagggatggagcacctctcctgtgaggaaaggctgggagaactgggtttgttcagcctggagaaaggaaGGTTTTGGGTTGGGGTGATCTAATTGTGGCTTTCCAGTgtctgaagggagcctacaaggaCCATGGAGAGAGACTTTTACAAGGTCATGGACTGAAACTGGAAGAGTAAGTTTAGATTAagtattaggaaaaaatctttactgtgagggtgatgaggcactggaatggttgtccagagaagttgtggtgctccatccctggaagtgttcaaggccaggctggatggagctgtgaGCAGCTTGGTCTAGGTGtaatgtgtccctgcccacagcaggtgGATTGGAACTAGATAATCTTTGGGGTTCCTTCCAAACCACACCTTTCTATGATCTGGGACTAGGAATGCTGTTTAATTAAGTTAACAAAAGCTTGGATGAAAACAGTTGGAGAAATTTCCTTATGCTTCGAAATGGATGATTTGCTAGTCCCATACATTCATTGTGGCCTATTGCTTGCTTGCTTATCAAACACAGCTGCCTGTAAAAGGAGTTGTTAACCACGTCTCTGTTTGGGTCACCCTGCAGCATCCGCTCTTCAAGCAACAGCCAGGTGAACAAGCTGACCCTGTCAGGCAGTGACACTGCCATCCTGGAGGACAGCGTGGGCACAGGCAGTGGCACGGCCGAGGAGGGCGAGGTGCGCCGTGTCACGGACAATGAGAAGGACGGTGTCCAGTACAGCTACACCTTCTTCCACTTCATGCTCTTCCTCGCCTCTCTGTACATCATGATGACACTCACCAACTGGTACAGGTAAGAGCcagaggggaggggatgggTTCTGTGTGGATGGGAGactcctcctcctgccaggctggtgaAGGGGctgtctctgtgccagctgcagtaGAGCTGTGACTTCTCAATTTAGTGTTACTCAATTGAGGTGTGAGAAGGCAGCACAACACAGTCAGCAGCTGTGGTTCCAGGGCACTACTTCAGAGCTGCAAGGGCAGAAAGTGTGGCTGCTGTTCTTCAGCTGGAGGAGTAGCAGGAAGGATACACATGGGATTGGTTTCAGGGGGCCTCCTGCAAAGTTTGTTAGAAGCCAAACTTTTAAACTGCTGTGTTAGTGGCTCTCCATCCTGGGAAAgatgtgcagggacagccctatGTGCTGCTTATCAGAGATGGGATTTCCAACATCTGTTGGAAACACTTGGGCgtgccctctgctgctgcagctcagaaccACTGCTCCCAGGACATGGTATAAATTAGCAAATACCTCCTTGAACGGCAGCACATCAGCATGGGCAAGCAGGCTTGAAAACTGGGTTCCAGGAACCACAGCCTGTGATGGAGCCACAGGAAACTGCTGGCTTAGTTGTCTCACTGTGTTCTCACAAAGGCTCTTGCATTGGAGTGCCCCAAAGGATTGCCCTCACTTCAGATTCATGAGAGAGGTACCAAGGAACAGGGGGAGGTGCTTTCTGTGTCTGCTAATggacttttttactttttagcCCTGATGCAGATTTCAAAACCATGACAAGTAAGTGGCCAGCCGTGTGGGTGAAGATTACCTCCAGCTGGGTTTGTCTGCTTCTCTATCTCTGGACCTTAGTGGCTCCTCTTGTCCTTACTAATAGAGACTTCAGTTAAGTTCCTGCACCTTCTGAGCTTACAACAGTGGGGAACTCTTTGCTGACAGCCAAAATGTTCATTTATTGCTTTAGTTACTGTTTCGTATGTTGGTATTAAAATGCAGTTGGATAGACAGTTATGTATTGCATAATGCTTGATGCAGCACCAAAATTATCAGTTATCTTTCTATTTTAACCTTTACCAGGGTTATCTtattactgcattttaaaaattcactACAGCTGTGCTGTCAAAGCACAAAAGAATTTATCTATTCTGTCCAAAAGCCACAACCTTCTACTGAATAGAAGTTAACATTTAGTTAGATATGaagtaatatattttaaagagcAATTATAATCAGCATAATGCACTACTCTGCTCATGCTTCAGTTTCTGGAAGTTTAAGCCATGCTGCTTGATTTCTACATTCCACTGCTAAAGTTTATTTACAAGAAAAGTTTATTTAAATTACTTAACTTTGTGTTGTGGCAAAAAGCACCCTTATTC encodes:
- the SERINC3 gene encoding serine incorporator 3, encoding MGAVLGVCSLASWIPCLCSGASCLLCRCCPNSKNSTVTRLIYAFLLLLSTALACIMLAPGMEEQLKKIPGFCDDGLHTQIPHLEGFVSCDVFVGYRAVYRVSFAMAVFFFLLSLLMIEVKTSNDPRASIHNGFWFFKIAAIVAIMVGAFYIPEGPFTRAWFWIGVSGAFCFILIQLVLLVDFAHSWNESWVEKMEEGNSKCWYAALLSCTSLFYALSLVFVILFYVFYTKPDACTENKFFISFNMILCITVSIVSILPKVQEHQPRSGLLQSSVITLYTMYLTWAAMSNEPERNCNPSLLNIITQIAAPTAVPANATVPPATPAPPKSLQWWDAQSVVGLVIFVLCLLYSSIRSSSNSQVNKLTLSGSDTAILEDSVGTGSGTAEEGEVRRVTDNEKDGVQYSYTFFHFMLFLASLYIMMTLTNWYSPDADFKTMTSKWPAVWVKITSSWVCLLLYLWTLVAPLVLTNRDFS